The sequence below is a genomic window from Microvirga mediterraneensis.
AGACGTCACGAACGCGCCGACGGGAGCTCGCTGCGTCTGGCTCAGGGGACGGGCCTGACAATAGCGGGGCCTCGACCCAGACATGCACGCCTTCCGGAGCGTAGTCTATCTTAACGTGACCATTGAGCTGACGTCCAAGCACCCGCTCCAGTAGCAAGGTCCCAAAGCCTTTGCGCGCGGGCTCGTGCACGGGAGGTCCGCCGCTTTCAATCCACTCCAGGACCAAGCAATGATCGTGCCCCTCCTTAAGGGACCATCTGACCTTCACCCTGCCGTAGGGCGTTGACAACGCACCGTACTTCACCGCATTGGTCGTCAGCTCGTGGGCCGCCATACCCAGAGCAAGCGCAACTTCTGCGGACAGCTTGACCCGCGGCCCCTCCAGCTGGACCCTCCCTTTGGGAGCCTCATCGTAGGCCGCCAGCTCCGCGCGGAACAGGTCTTCGACTGTCGCTCCACCCCACTCGTTGTTCACGAGCATGGTATGCGTTCGGGCCAAGGAAACGATACGGTCGGTCACGCGGTGGTAGAACTCCTCAATGCTGGTCGCCTGCCTGGCGGTCGAGCCAATGATGGCCTGCACCGTGGCGAGGGTGTTCTTCACCCGATGGTGAAGCTCCCGCGTCATCAGATGTTGACGTTCTTCTGCGGCTTTCAGGTCTGAGATGTTGGTACTTGTCCCAAAGATGCGGACAATCTCGCCCTCTTCGTTCCGTTGGGCCGACGCACGCGCCTGGAACCACTGGTAATCACCATCTTTGCTCCGAAGCCGGTACTCGATGTCATAGGGCGCAGACCCTTGGACGAACAAAGCCCAGGCTTTAGACGTCGGATCCCGGTCAGCAGGGTGGACCACGTCGAGCCATCCTGTCCCATAATGACGCTCTACGGGCACTCCGGTGTATTCAGCCCATTTGGCGTTGAGGTAATCGCAATAACCATCGGGTCGCGTGGACCAGACCAACTGCGGGATCACCTCAGCCAAAGCACGAAAGCGAGCTTCGGATTCAGCGAGAGCTTCCTCGGCCGCTTTCCGCGCGGAGATATCCTGGATCGTCAGAACGCTTCCGGTAACGACTCCATTCCGCACGATAGGTGCGTTGGAGCAGGAGACATCGATCGGGGAGCCATCCTTGCGGAAGAACACGTCTTCATGCCCTGTGAGGGGTTCCCCGGCTCTATAGCTTTGGGCTACCGGGCACTCTTCCTTGGGGTAAGGCCG
It includes:
- a CDS encoding PAS domain S-box protein, encoding MNDESLLSAATERDQSAEIAAVVAKHAADAIFLMDAAGRITFANPAAERMFGWTQSELLERNLHDALHHHYPDGRPYPKEECPVAQSYRAGEPLTGHEDVFFRKDGSPIDVSCSNAPIVRNGVVTGSVLTIQDISARKAAEEALAESEARFRALAEVIPQLVWSTRPDGYCDYLNAKWAEYTGVPVERHYGTGWLDVVHPADRDPTSKAWALFVQGSAPYDIEYRLRSKDGDYQWFQARASAQRNEEGEIVRIFGTSTNISDLKAAEERQHLMTRELHHRVKNTLATVQAIIGSTARQATSIEEFYHRVTDRIVSLARTHTMLVNNEWGGATVEDLFRAELAAYDEAPKGRVQLEGPRVKLSAEVALALGMAAHELTTNAVKYGALSTPYGRVKVRWSLKEGHDHCLVLEWIESGGPPVHEPARKGFGTLLLERVLGRQLNGHVKIDYAPEGVHVWVEAPLLSGPSPEPDAASSRRRVRDV